In Eupeodes corollae chromosome 3, idEupCoro1.1, whole genome shotgun sequence, a single genomic region encodes these proteins:
- the LOC129949378 gene encoding histone H2A-beta, sperm-like, with the protein MSEKKKITNKNNTKSHRAGLTFPVARVQRILKKGNYASRIGSGGSVYLAAVLEYLAAEILELSGNAARENKKLRIVPRHLQLAIRNDEELSKLLEHVTIAQGGVLPNILPVLLPKNSSAQPPSSQHI; encoded by the coding sequence atgagtgagaagaaaaaaataactaataaaaacaataccaaatCACACCGAGCTGGTTTAACATTTCCCGTTGCACGTGTACAACGTATATTGAAAAAAGGCAATTATGCCAGCCGAATTGGTAGTGGCGGTTCAGTTTATTTGGCAGCAGTTTTGGAATATCTTGCAGCGGAAATCCTAGAATTATCTGGAAATGCtgcaagagaaaataaaaaactacgaATTGTTCCACGTCATCTACAATTGGCCATAAGAAATGATGAGGAATTGAGTAAATTATTGGAACATGTTACAATTGCTCAAGGAGGAGTCTTGCCAAATATTTTACCAGTACTCTTGCCAAAGAATAGCTCAGCTCAACCGCCATCTTCTCAACATATTTAG
- the LOC129949377 gene encoding tudor and KH domain-containing protein homolog — MLRGAANPALKLILGLGLCTVGGAMLYIYFKNRDDEEDDLEKKIRKPRSTSGTAAAPIQKEVKIQMTIGNEYIPLVVGRAGANLARIEERSKTTIRFRDKDDISKLCEIRGFPLAVKEAKQMILKDIERSPIVKEEIFVPQSVCGKIIGRCGEAMQEICRQSMAKVSVDSGGRNGGINKRRIVITGNRSQVNIARKLIEDKIQEDEDLKKSLEEVELTREPRRSPTNSMSSSIYSSQTSLNSQLLSPREKLCTSEYEKPLEVYVSAIASPGKFWVQLIGPQSKKLDNLVKELTDYYNVAENREMHTITEPYLGQIVAAVFKYDGKWYRAEIVGILPNEYNANEVVLDLYFVDYGDSEYCSPHEVFELRTDFLTLRFQAIECFLANIKSTLPNDPETWEQQSIIRFEELTQVANWKKLISKVVTYKDRPKPGNRSKREGSPVPGVELFDLSDGHEVSINNLLISNGLALPENGNEVLRLGGGDSPMSSPRTISYESIPTHNEDFPGKNAAYTNGNNSQLVNNLHDKNKSINPKQQQLQQVEGDYFNGNYSVDSDLNSNGKSRFNNSNGQWKNVLS, encoded by the exons CGAAAACCACGATCAACATCAGGAACAGCAGCAGCACCTAttcaaaaagaagttaaaattcaaatgacaaTTGGCAATGAATATATACCCTTGGTGGTTGGACGTGCTGGAGCGAATCTAGCTCGAATTGAAGAAAGAAGTAAAACTACTATTCGATTTag GGACAAAGATGACATAAGTAAATTATGTGAAATTCGTGGTTTTCCGTTGGCAGTGAAAGAAGCAAAACAAATGATTCTTAAAGACATCGAACGCTCTCCGATTGTTAAGGAGGAGATCTTTGTGCCACAAAGTGTTTGCGGAAAGATAATCGGGCGTTGTGGTGAAGCAATGCAGGAAATCTGTCGCCAATCAATGGCCAAAGTTTCTGTTGATTCTGGCGGACGCAATGGTGGTATCAATAAACGACGTATTGTCATCACTGGCAATCGGTCACAAGTTAACATAGCTCGTAAATTGATTGAGGATAAAATTCAAGAAGATGAAGATCTTAAGAAATCCCTCGAAGAAGTCGAACTAACTCGAGAACCTCGACGCAGTCCCACCAATAGTATGTCGTCAAGTATTTACTCGTCACAAACCTCGCTCAACTCACAATTGCTATCGCCACGTGAGAAACTATGCACGAGTGAATATGAGAAACCATTGGAAGTGTATGTTTCGGCAATTGCATCACCAGGTAAATTCTGGGTTCAATTGATTGGACCCCAATCGAAGAAACTTGACAATCTGGTCAAAGAATTGACTGACTATTATAATGTTGCCGAAAATCGTGAAATGCACACCATCACGGAGCCCTATTTGGGGCAAATTGTAGCGGCTGTCTTTAAGTATGATGGCAAATGGTATCGTGCGGAGATTGTGGGCATCCTACCAAATGAATACAACGCAAATGAAGTGGTTTTGGATTTGTACTTTGTGGATTATGGGGACAGTGAGTATTGTTCTCCTCATGAAGTGTTTGAGTTGCGAACGGATTTCCTTACCCTAAG ATTCCAAGCTATTGAATGCTTCTTGGCAAATATTAAATCAACGCTACCCAATGATCCAGAAACATGGGAACAGCAGTCGATTATAAGATTTGAAGAATTGACACAAG ttgcAAATTGGAAGAAACTGATCTCTAAAGTAGTCACATACAAAGATCGCCCCAAACCCGGAAATCGTTCAAAAAGAGAAGGTTCTCCTGTCCCTGGGGTTGAACTTTTTGATTTATCCGATG gtcATGAGGTCAGTATAAACAATTTACTTATATCGAATGGACTCGCATTACCCGAAAATGGAAACGAAGTTTTACGACTTGGTGGTGGAGATTCACCTATGTCCAGTCCAAGAACAATTTCATATGAAAGTATTCCGACCCACAACGAAGATTTTCCCGGAAAGAACGCAGCCTACACAAATGGAAATAATTCACAACTTGTTAATAACCTACatgataaaaacaaatctataaatcctaaacaacaacaactacagcaAGTAGAAGGCGATTACTTTAATGGCAACTATTCAGTTGACagtgatttaaattcaaatgggAAAAGTAGATTTAACAATTCGAATGGACAGTGGAAGAATGTTTTAAGTTAG